The Raphanus sativus cultivar WK10039 chromosome 2, ASM80110v3, whole genome shotgun sequence genome includes a region encoding these proteins:
- the LOC108828116 gene encoding early nodulin-like protein 15 yields MASSSPLVTIFLFISLFSFLSVNANEVTVGGKSGVWKIPPSSFDEWAQKARFKVGDFLVFSYEAGKDSVLQVTREAYEKCNTTSPIASYTDGNTKVKLEQHGPVYFISGTEGHCQKGQKLRVVVVTPRSSAFSPAPSPSDGPAVAPAPTSGAAKLTGIFSVVGLVLGFWALG; encoded by the exons atggcttcttcttctcctctagtcaccatcttcctcttcatctcctTATTCTCCTTCTTGTCTGTAAATGCAAATGAGGTAACCGTCGGTGGAAAATCCGGTGTCTGGAAGATCCCTCCTTCCTCTTTCGACGAATGGGCTCAAAAGGCTCGCTTCAAAGTCGGAGACTTTCTAG TTTTCAGCTATGAAGCGGGTAAAGACTCGGTTCTGCAAGTGACAAGAGAGGCTTACGAGAAATGCAACACCACGAGCCCGATAGCCAGCTACACCGATGGGAACACCAAGGTGAAGCTAGAACAACACGGTCCGGTCTACTTCATAAGCGGAACAGAGGGTCACTGTCAAAAGGGTCAGAAGCTACGCGTTGTGGTAGTCACTCCTCGTAGCTCTGCTTTCTCTCCGGCTCCTTCTCCATCTGACGGTCCCGCCGTTGCTCCTGCTCCTACTAGTGGCGCTGCTAAGCTCACGGGCATCTTCAGTGTTGTGGGCCTTGTTCTTGGATTCTGGGCCTTGGGCtga
- the LOC108837192 gene encoding pentatricopeptide repeat-containing protein At4g31850, chloroplastic, whose amino-acid sequence MAALLCSTSLCGDITVSDTFLFSNIKEKSPRKRTSLVNVGLKFHTLKLGSVFHHRKKQRKCSVIVSTKGSDFSVSTINNNKKRTLKSSGEKEEEVAKVLKSLPDTDSAFSYFKEVAESSRLAHTTETCNHMLEALRVDGRRRIEEMGYVFDLMQKRIIKRDATTFLTVFKSLSVKGGLRQAPYALRKMRESGLFLLNAYSYNGLIHLLVKARFCTEAMEVYRSMVSDGFRPSLQTYSTLMVGLGKRREIDGVLGLLEEMETLGLKPNVYTFTICIRVLGRAGRIDEAYDILKRMDDEGCGPDVVTYTVLIDALCTSGKLDCAKEVFAKMKTGRHKPDRVTYITLLDRFSDNRDLDSVRQFWSEMEKDGHVPDVVTFTILVDALCKAGSFGEAFDTLDVMREQGVSPNLHTYNTLICGLLRVHRLDDALELFGSMESFGGVKPTAYTYIVFIDYYGKTGDSVSALETFEKMKSRGIAPNIVACNASLYSLAKAGRDQEAKQIFYGLKNIGLAPDSVTYNMMMKCYSKVGEIDEAIKLLSEMIENGCEPDVIVVNSLINTLYKADRVDEAWEMFTRMKKEMKLKPTVVTYNTLLSGLGKNGKIQEAIELFEGMEEKGCPPNTVTFNTLLDCLCKNDEVMLALKMFFKMSCVPDVCTYNTIINGLIKNGLVKEAMCFFHQMKKLVPPDFVTLCTLLPGVVKAGLIEDAYKIITSFLRSCADHPVNLFWEDLMGSVLAEGGIEKAVLFSERLVVDGVCRDGESILVPMIRYSLKHGDNPLGARTLFERFTKDLGVQPKVPVYNLLIGGLLEADMIEAAEELFLEIKSTCIPDVATYNFLLDAYGKSGKLDELFEMYKEMSSHECNKPNTITHNIVMSGLVKAGSVDEALDLYYDLISDGDFSPSACTYGPLIDGLSKSGRLYEAKQLFEGMLEYGCKPNCAIYNILINGFGKAGEADAACSLFRRMVREGVRPDLKTYSVLVDCLCMVGRVDEALCYFEELMESGVDPDVVCYNLIINGLGKSRRLEEALELYDEMKKRRGVAPDLYTYNSLILNLGIAGMVEEAGKVYKEIQRVGLEPNVFTFNALIRGYSLCGKPERAYAVYQTMVTGGFSPNTGTYEQLPNRA is encoded by the coding sequence atggcAGCTTTACTCTGCTCCACGAGTCTGTGCGGCGACATAACGGTCAGTGACACTTTCCTCTTTAGTAACATCAAAGAGAAATCTCCTCGAAAACGCACTAGTTTGGTCAATGTCGGATTAAAGTTCCACACTTTAAAGCTCGGGTCTGTCTTTCACCACcgcaagaaacagaggaaatgTAGCGTAATAGTCTCCACGAAAGGCTCTGACTTTTCTGTTTCTACGataaacaacaacaagaagaggACATTGAAATCTTCAggtgagaaagaagaagaagtcgcCAAGGTCTTAAAGTCGCTTCCCGATACCGACTCCGCCTTTTCGTATTTCAAAGAGGTAGCCGAGAGTTCGAGACTAGCTCACACCACCGAGACTTGCAACCACATGCTCGAAGCTCTGAGGGTCGACGGGAGGAGGAGAATCGAGGAGATGGGTTACGTGTTCGATTTGATGCAGAAGAGAATCATCAAGAGGGATGCAACTACTTTCTTGACTGTGTTCAAGTCTCTCTCTGTGAAAGGAGGGTTGAGGCAAGCGCCTTACGCGCTAAGGAAGATGAGAGAGTCTGGTCTTTTCTTGTTGAATGCGTATTCGTACAATGGGTTGATTCATCTTCTGGTCAAGGCCAGGTTCTGCACAGAGGCGATGGAGGTTTATAGAAGCATGGTCTCTGATGGTTTTAGGCCTAGCTTGCAGACTTACTCTACGCTTATGGTAGGGTTagggaagagaagagagattgaTGGTGTGTTGGGTTTGCTTGAAGAGATGGAGACGTTGGGGTTAAAGCCTAACGTCTACACGTTTACTATATGTATCCGTGTGCTTGGTAGAGCGGGGAGGATTGATGAAGCGTATGATATACTGAAGAGGATGGATGATGAAGGATGTGGACCTGATGTGGTTACCTACACTGTTCTTATTGATGCTCTTTGCACCTCTGGGAAGCTGGATTGTGCTAAGGAGGTTTTCGCAAAGATGAAGACAGGGAGACACAAACCTGATCGTGTGACTTATATCACTTTGCTTGATAGGTTTAGTGATAACAGAGATTTGGACTCAGTGAGGCAGTTTTGGAGTGAGATGGAGAAGGATGGTCATGTACCTGACGTTGTGACCTTCACCATTCTAGTGGACGCTCTGTGCAAAGCTGGGAGCTTCGGTGAAGCGTTTGATACGTTGGATGTGATGAGGGAGCAAGGCGTCTCGCCGAACTTGCATACGTACAACACGTTGATCTGTGGTCTACTGAGAGTTCACAGGTTAGACGATGCGCTTGAGCTTTTTGGTAGTATGGAGTCTTTTGGTGGTGTTAAGCCTACTGCCTATACGTACATTGTCTTCATCGATTACTACGGAAAGACTGGAGATTCCGTCAGTGCTCTCGAGACTTTTGAGAAGATGAAGAGCAGAGGAATAGCTCCGAACATCGTAGCGTGTAACGCGTCTCTCTACAGTTTAGCTAAAGCAGGAAGAGACCAAGAAGCAAAGCAGATCTTCTACGGATTGAAAAACATCGGGCTTGCACCTGACTCGGTGACCTATAACATGATGATGAAGTGCTATAGCAAAGTTGGGGAGATAGACGAAGCCATCAAGCTGCTTTCCGAGATGATTGAGAACGGTTGCGAGCCTGATGTGATCGTTGTTAACTCTCTGATCAACACGCTTTACAAAGCGGATAGAGTAGACGAAGCGTGGGAGATGTTTACGAGAATGAAGAAGGAGATGAAGCTCAAGCCAACGGTTGTGACTTACAACACGTTGCTCTCAGGTTTAGGCAAAAACGGAAAAATTCAAGAAGCGATAGAACTGTTCGAGGGGATGGAGGAAAAAGGCTGTCCACCTAATACGGTGACGTTCAACACTCTCTTGGACTGTCTTTGCAAAAACGACGAGGTGATGCTGGCCTTGAAGATGTTCTTCAAGATGAGTTGTGTCCCTGACGTTTGTACTTACAATACTATCATCAATGGTTTGATAAAGAACGGTCTAGTCAAAGAGGCAATGTGTTTCTTCCACCAGATGAAGAAACTGGTGCCTCCTGATTTTGTCACCCTCTGCACTCTTCTTCCAGGTGTTGTCAAGGCTGGTTTGATCGAAGATGCTTACAAAATCATCACCAGCTTTCTCCGCAGCTGTGCAGACCACCCGGTTAATCTCTTCTGGGAGGACTTGATGGGATCCGTCTTGGCTGAAGGTGGAATAGAGAAGGCCGTTTTGTTTTCTGAGAGATTGGTTGTTGATGGAGTTTGTAGAGATGGTGAATCGATCCTGGTGCCGATGATCAGATACTCTTTAAAACATGGTGATAATCCCTTAGGTGCTAGAACGTTATTTGAGAGATTCACAAAAGATCTTGGTGTTCAACCAAAGGTTCCGGTTTATAATCTGCTCATCGGTGGGCTTCTTGAAGCTGATATGATCGAAGCAGCAGAGGAACTGTTCCTGGAGATAAAGAGCACTTGCATCCCTGATGTTGCTACCTACAACTTCTTGCTTGATGCTTATGGAAAGTCAGGAAAATTAGACGAACTCTTTGAGATGTACAAAGAGATGTCTTCCCATGAGTGCAATAAACCAAACACTATCACTCACAACATTGTCATGTCCGGGCTGGTGAAAGCTGGGAGTGTAGACGAGGCTCTTGATTTATACTATGACCTTATCAGCGATGGAGACTTCTCTCCATCTGCTTGCACGTACGGTCCACTCATCGATGGCCTCTCCAAGTCGGGAAGATTGTATGAAGCGAAACAACTCTTTGAAGGAATGTTGGAGTACGGATGCAAACCAAACTGTGCTATCTACAACATTCTCATCAACGGGTTCGGCAAAGCTGGTGAAGCTGATGCAGCTTGCAGCTTGTTCAGAAGGATGGTTAGAGAAGGAGTGAGGCCGGATCTCAAGACTTACTCGGTTCTGGTTGATTGTCTTTGTATGGTAGGTAGAGTGGACGAAGCCTTGTGTTACTTCGAGGAGCTGATGGAATCTGGAGTAGACCCTGATGTGGTGTGTTACAATCTCATAATCAACGGGCTAGGGAAGTCTCGGAGGCTTGAAGAAGCTCTTGAGCTTTACGatgagatgaagaagaggagaggtGTGGCTCCTGATCTGTACACTTACAACTCTTTGATTCTGAATCTTGGTATCGCGGGGATGGTGGAAGAAGCTGGGAAGGTTTATAAGGAGATACAGAGAGTGGGACTTGAGCCGAACGTTTTTACGTTTAACGCTCTGATACGTGGATACAGTTTGTGTGGAAAACCTGAGAGGGCTTACGCTGTGTACCAGACGATGGTGACTGGAGGTTTTAGTCCCAACACAGGGACATACGAACAGCTCCCGAATAGAGCTTGA
- the LOC108828098 gene encoding early nodulin-like protein 15 → MKTLHTHIQLEKPSECPFKLPPRKKTQTHSTKNQIKYHREVFVTSMASSSLLVTIFLCLSFFSFLSVNANEVTVGGKSGVWKIPPSSSYSFDEWAQKARFKVGDFLVFSYEAGKDSVLQVTREAYEKCNTTSPKASYTDGNTKVKLEQSGPVYFISGTEGHCQKGQKLRLVVVTPRSSAFSPAPSPSEGPAVAPSSGGAAKLTGVFSVLGLVLGLWAFF, encoded by the exons ATGAAAACCCTCCATACTCATATTCAACTGGAGAAGCCAAGTGAGTGTCCTTTCAAACTGCCACcaagaaagaaaacacaaacTCACAGCACCAAAAACCAGATTAAATACCATAGAGAAGTATTTGTAACCtctatggcttcttcttctcttctagTCACCATCTTCCTCTGCctttccttcttctccttcttgtcTGTAAATGCAAATGAGGTAACCGTCGGTGGAAAATCCGGTGTGTGGAAGATCCCTCCTTCATCTTCTTACTCTTTCGACGAATGGGCTCAAAAGGCTCGCTTCAAAGTCGGAGACTTCCTAG TTTTCAGCTACGAAGCAGGTAAAGACTCCGTGCTGCAAGTGACAAGAGAGGCTTACGAGAAATGCAACACCACGAGCCCGAAAGCCAGCTACACCGACGGGAACACCAAGGTGAAGCTAGAACAATCCGGTCCGGTCTACTTCATAAGTGGAACAGAGGGTCACTGTCAAAAGGGTCAGAAGCTACGCCTTGTGGTAGTCACTCCTCGTAGCTCTGCTTTCTCTCCGGCTCCTTCTCCATCTGAGGGTCCCGCCGTTGCTCCTTCTAGTGGCGGCGCTGCTAAGCTCACGGGCGTCTTCAGTGTTCTGGGCCTTGTTCTTGGACTCTGGGCCTTCTTCTGA
- the LOC108843414 gene encoding BTB/POZ domain-containing protein NPY1, with amino-acid sequence MKFMKLGSKPDTFESDDKFHKYAVSDLDSDVTINVGEFTFYLHKFPLLSKSNRMQRLVSQASEENTDEITISDIPGGYKAFEICAKFCYGMTVTLNAYNITSVRCAAEYLEMTEDVDRGNLIYKIEVFLNSGIFRSWKDSIIMLQTTKSLLPWSEDLKLFARCIDSVSAKILTNPETITWSYTHNRKLSGQDKIVEYHRENVVPKDWWVEDVCELEIDMFKNVMSAVKSSGRMNCGVISEALRYYVARWLPESIESSEASSNKHLVETVVSLLPRVNRAMSYSTCSFLLKLLKVSFLVGAEETVIEDLVENVSLKLHEASVKDLLIHEVELVHRIVDRFVGDEKGVSEDDRYKEFVLGNGVLLSVGRLIDAYLASNRDLTLSSFVDLSELIPEAARPIHDGLYKAIDTFLKEHPELTKSEKKRLCGLMDVRKLTSEASAHAAQNERLPLRVVVQVLYFEQLRANHSPVGSVAASSHSPVPPVKKTEESIVVVEEEAVKKVGLSKKSRGSKSTRSGGGAGGPQLMPSRSRRIFEKIWPGKGESNKSSEVSSGSSQSPPGKSSSSSSRDRRHSIS; translated from the exons ATGAAGTTCATGAAACTAGGGTCTAAGCCTGATACATTTGAATCTGATGACAAATTCCACAA GTACGCAGTTTCGGATCTAGACAGCGATGTTACTATCAATGTCGGAGAGTTTACATTTTACCTTCATAAG TTCCCGCTGCTATCTAAGAGCAATAGGATGCAGAGACTTGTCTCTCAGGCGAGCGAGGAAAACACCGATGAGATCACTATCTCGGACATCCCTGGAGGATACAAAGCGTTCGAGATATGTGCAAAGTTCTGCTACGGGATGACTGTCACGCTCAACGCTTACAACATAACCTCAGTGAGATGCGCGGCTGAGTATCTCGAAATGACCGAAGACGTTGACCGCGGTAACCTCATATACAAGATCGAGGTGTTCCTCAACTCGGGGATATTCAGAAGCTGGAAAGACTCCATCATCATGCTTCAGACAACCAAGTCTCTTCTTCCGTGGTCTGAAGATCTGAAGCTCTTTGCTAGATGCATCGACTCTGTCTCAGCTAAGATTCTGACGAACCCCGAGACGATCACTTGGTCTTACACGCACAACAGGAAGCTATCTGGACAGGACAAGATAGTCGAGTATCACCGCGAGAATGTGGTTCCGAAAGATTGGTGGGTGGAAGATGTGTGCGAGCTTGAGATTGATATGTTCAAGAATGTGATGAGCGCTGTGAAGTCGAGTGGAAGGATGAACTGTGGTGTGATAAGTGAAGCTCTTAGGTACTACGTTGCAAGGTGGTTACCAGAATCTATAGAGTCTTCAGAAGCTTCTTCGAACAAACATCTCGTCGAGACGGTTGTTTCATTGCTGCCGAGGGTTAACAGAGCGATGAGCTACTCTACTTGCAGCTTCTTGCTGAAGCTACTTAAAGTCTCGTTCTTGGTTGGAGCTGAAGAGACGGTGATAGAAGATTTGGTTGAAAACGTGAGCTTGAAGCTACACGAGGCCTCGGTTAAAGATCTGTTGATACATGAAGTGGAGTTGGTTCATCGGATTGTTGATCGGTTCGTGGGGGATGAGAAAGGTGTCTCGGAAGATGATAGGTACAAGGAGTTTGTGCTAGGGAACGGGGTTTTGTTGAGCGTAGGGAGATTGATCGATGCGTATCTCGCAAGTAACCGTGACTTAACGCTGTCTAGCTTTGTTGATTTGTCTGAGCTCATCCCAGAAGCAGCTAGGCCTATTCACGATGGTCTCTACAAAGCTATTGATACTTTCTTGAAG GAACATCCGGAGCTAACTAAATCTGAAAAGAAGAGGCTTTGCGGGTTAATGGATGTGAGGAAGCTGACGAGCGAAGCATCAGCACACGCAGCGCAGAACGAGAGGCTTCCGTTACGAGTTGTTGTACAAGTTCTCTACTTTGAGCAGCTCAGAGCTAACCACAGCCCCGTAGGTTCTGTTGCAGCTTCCTCGCACTCTCCTGTCCCGCCTGTGAAGAAGACGGAGGAGAGTATAGTGGTTGTCGAAGAAGAAGCGGTGAAGAAGGTGGGGCTGAGCAAGAAAAGCAGAGGAAGCAAGAGCACGAGGAGTGGTGGTGGTGCCGGTGGACCGCAACTGATGCCGTCGAGGTCGAGGAGGATCTTTGAGAAGATATGGCCTGGGAAAGGGGAAAGTAACAAGAGCTCTGAGGTTTCTTCTGGTAGCTCGCAGAGTCCGCCTGGGAAGTCGTCGAGCTCGTCTTCCCGGGACCGGAGACATTCCATATCTTGA
- the LOC108841463 gene encoding uncharacterized protein LOC108841463 codes for MAGENDWRKTADTTKMSPEGVKAAGVESSKRPPGSNPGGVLHQRRNLPYSYTTMAIAGLAISGAIMYTVMYAKKKPEASATDVAKAATGTAKPEDTHPRK; via the coding sequence atggcTGGAGAAAATGACTGGAGGAAAACAGCGGATACGACGAAGATGAGTCCAGAGGGAGTAAAAGCTGCAGGGGTTGAGTCATCGAAGAGGCCCCCAGGGAGTAATCCCGGTGGTGTTCTGCACCAAAGGCGTAACTTACCATACAGCTACACCACCATGGCTATCGCCGGTTTAGCTATCTCCGGTGCAATCATGTACACTGTTATGTATGCTAAGAAAAAGCCGGAGGCTAGTGCCACTGATGTAGCTAAAGCGGCCACAGGGACGGCTAAACCGGAAGATACACatccaagaaaataa